From the Leucobacter denitrificans genome, one window contains:
- a CDS encoding DNA-directed RNA polymerase subunit beta, whose product MAAARNASSTNNPKNGRDHQRLSFAKISDTLSVPNLLALQLESFDWLVGSDAWKERVAEAQAQGRDDIALKSGLEEIFEEISPIEDNAGTMQLSFENPILDEQKFSIEECKERGKTYSAPLYVEAAFYNTETQVLKSQTVYMGDFPIMTDKGTFIINGTERVIVSQLVRSPGVYFERAQEKTSDKDVFTARVIPSRGAWLEFEIDKRDQVGVRIDRKRKQSVTVFLKALGMTTSEILEEFAGYESITLTLEKDGIVEKDGVNLQEEALKDIYRKQRPGEQVAIEAARALIDNSYFNPKRYDLAKVGRYKINRKLGLDAPITDSVLSLEDIVSTIKYLVGLHAGTETLPGIRDGKEIELRLDTDDIDHFGNRRIRAVGELIQNQVRTGLSRMERVVRERMTTQDIEAITPNTLINTRPVLAAIKEFFGTSQLSQFMDQNNPLAGLTNKRRLSALGPGGLSRDRAGVEVRDVHPSHYGRMCPIETPEGPNIGLIGALATFARINAFGFIETPYRRIVDGKVTDQVDYLTAHEEDEFLIAQAGAPVNKDGKFSEKQVLARPRGSEVQLVDAETVQYMDVSPRQMVSVATSLIPFLEHDDANRALMGANMQRQAVPLLRSESPIVGTGMEGYAAIDAGDVIVAEKAGVISEVSADYVTIQQDEGGTKSYFMRKFDRSNQGTNYNHRVIVKAGERIEAGEVIADGPATENGELALGKNLLVAFMSWEGHNYEDAIILSQNLVKDDTLSSIHIEEYDVDARDTKLGKEEITRDLPNASMEALKDLDERGIIRIGAEVNPGDILVGKVTPKGETELSAEERLLRAIFNEKSREVRDTSLKVPHGVAGTVTSVKVFDAESGNDDDLGSGVNQRVVVYIAQKRKITEGDKLAGRHGNKGVISKILPVEDMPFLADGTPVDVILNPLGIPGRMNFGQVLEIHLGWIAKQGWKIDGSPEWAAKLAEAALEAAPNTKVATPVFDGATEEEIAGLLDSTLENRDGERLIDSTGKTRLFDGRSGEPYPYPISVGYMYILKLHHLVDDKIHARSTGPYSMITQQPLGGKAQFGGQRFGEMEVWALEAYGAAYALQELLTVKSDDILGRVKVYEAIVRGENIPEPGVPESFRVLMKEMQSLCLNVEVLGADGNAVSLRDNDDEAHRTAEELGINLSARFEAASADEI is encoded by the coding sequence TTGGCTGCTGCGCGCAACGCATCGTCCACCAACAATCCGAAGAACGGTCGCGATCACCAGCGTCTCTCCTTCGCTAAGATTTCCGACACGCTGTCGGTGCCGAACCTTTTGGCACTGCAGCTTGAGAGCTTTGACTGGCTCGTCGGCAGCGACGCTTGGAAAGAGCGCGTCGCTGAGGCACAGGCTCAGGGGCGCGATGACATCGCGCTGAAGAGCGGCCTTGAAGAAATCTTCGAAGAGATCTCGCCGATCGAAGACAACGCTGGCACTATGCAGCTGTCCTTCGAAAACCCGATCCTCGACGAGCAGAAGTTCTCGATCGAAGAGTGCAAGGAGCGCGGTAAGACCTACTCGGCACCGCTCTACGTCGAGGCGGCGTTCTACAACACCGAGACTCAGGTGCTGAAGAGCCAGACGGTCTACATGGGTGATTTCCCCATCATGACCGACAAGGGCACCTTCATCATCAACGGCACCGAGCGCGTCATCGTGTCGCAGCTCGTCCGTAGCCCCGGCGTGTACTTCGAGCGCGCACAGGAGAAGACCTCGGATAAGGACGTCTTCACCGCTCGCGTGATCCCGAGCCGCGGCGCATGGCTTGAGTTCGAAATCGACAAGCGCGACCAGGTTGGTGTTCGCATCGACCGCAAGCGTAAGCAGTCAGTGACCGTGTTCCTCAAGGCGCTCGGCATGACTACCTCTGAGATTCTCGAGGAGTTCGCTGGGTACGAGTCGATCACCCTCACGCTTGAGAAAGACGGCATCGTCGAGAAAGACGGCGTCAACCTCCAGGAAGAGGCGCTCAAGGACATCTACCGCAAGCAGCGTCCGGGTGAGCAGGTTGCAATCGAAGCAGCACGCGCGCTCATCGACAACAGCTACTTCAACCCGAAACGCTATGACCTCGCGAAGGTCGGTCGCTACAAGATCAACCGCAAGCTTGGTCTCGACGCACCAATCACTGACTCGGTGCTCTCGCTCGAAGACATCGTCTCCACGATCAAGTACCTCGTCGGCCTGCACGCTGGTACCGAGACCCTTCCGGGTATTCGCGATGGCAAGGAGATCGAGCTTCGCCTCGACACCGACGACATCGACCACTTCGGTAACCGTCGCATCCGCGCGGTTGGCGAACTGATCCAGAACCAGGTACGCACCGGCCTCAGCCGCATGGAGCGCGTTGTGCGCGAGCGCATGACCACTCAGGACATCGAGGCGATCACCCCGAACACCCTGATCAACACGCGCCCCGTGCTCGCAGCGATCAAAGAGTTCTTCGGAACCTCGCAGCTGTCGCAGTTCATGGATCAGAACAACCCGCTTGCGGGCCTCACGAACAAGCGTCGTCTCTCGGCACTCGGCCCAGGTGGTCTTTCGCGTGACCGTGCAGGCGTCGAGGTTCGTGACGTTCACCCGTCGCACTACGGCCGTATGTGCCCGATTGAGACCCCGGAAGGCCCGAACATTGGCCTCATTGGTGCTCTCGCGACATTCGCGCGTATCAACGCGTTCGGATTCATTGAGACCCCGTACCGTCGCATTGTTGACGGCAAGGTCACCGACCAGGTCGATTACCTCACCGCCCACGAAGAGGACGAGTTCCTCATCGCTCAGGCTGGTGCTCCGGTAAACAAGGACGGCAAGTTCTCTGAGAAGCAGGTTCTCGCCCGCCCACGTGGTTCCGAGGTGCAGCTTGTTGACGCAGAAACCGTGCAGTACATGGACGTTTCGCCACGCCAGATGGTGTCGGTTGCGACGTCGCTCATTCCGTTCCTCGAGCACGACGATGCGAACCGCGCGCTCATGGGTGCGAACATGCAGCGCCAGGCTGTCCCGCTGCTCCGCAGCGAGTCGCCGATCGTCGGTACCGGTATGGAAGGGTACGCAGCCATCGACGCAGGCGACGTTATTGTCGCTGAGAAGGCCGGCGTAATTTCCGAGGTTTCCGCTGACTACGTCACTATTCAGCAGGACGAGGGTGGCACGAAGAGCTACTTCATGCGCAAGTTCGACCGCTCGAACCAGGGCACGAACTACAACCACCGCGTTATCGTCAAGGCTGGCGAGCGGATCGAGGCTGGCGAGGTCATCGCTGACGGCCCCGCAACCGAGAACGGTGAACTCGCACTCGGCAAGAACCTCCTCGTGGCGTTCATGTCGTGGGAGGGCCACAACTACGAGGACGCGATCATCCTGAGCCAGAACCTGGTGAAGGACGACACGCTGTCGTCGATCCACATCGAAGAGTACGACGTCGATGCACGTGACACCAAGCTTGGTAAGGAAGAGATCACTCGCGATCTCCCGAACGCAAGCATGGAGGCTCTGAAGGATCTCGACGAACGCGGCATCATCCGCATCGGTGCTGAGGTCAACCCTGGCGACATCCTCGTCGGCAAGGTCACGCCAAAGGGTGAGACCGAACTTTCGGCTGAGGAGCGCCTGCTCCGCGCGATCTTCAACGAGAAGAGTCGCGAAGTTCGCGACACCTCGCTCAAGGTGCCGCACGGTGTCGCAGGTACCGTGACTTCCGTCAAGGTGTTCGACGCAGAGAGTGGCAACGACGATGACCTCGGCTCGGGCGTAAACCAGCGCGTGGTCGTATACATCGCTCAGAAGCGTAAGATCACCGAGGGCGACAAGCTTGCTGGTCGTCACGGTAACAAGGGCGTCATCTCGAAGATCCTCCCGGTCGAAGACATGCCGTTCCTCGCAGACGGAACGCCTGTTGACGTGATCCTCAACCCGCTCGGTATCCCGGGTCGAATGAACTTCGGCCAGGTTCTTGAGATCCACCTCGGGTGGATCGCGAAGCAGGGTTGGAAGATCGACGGATCGCCAGAGTGGGCAGCAAAGCTCGCCGAGGCAGCCCTCGAAGCAGCCCCGAACACCAAGGTTGCAACCCCAGTGTTCGACGGCGCGACCGAGGAAGAGATCGCTGGTCTGCTCGACTCAACCCTTGAGAACCGCGACGGTGAGCGCCTCATCGACTCGACCGGTAAGACCCGTCTGTTTGACGGTCGCTCGGGCGAGCCGTACCCGTACCCGATCTCGGTCGGCTACATGTACATCCTGAAGCTCCACCACCTCGTCGATGACAAGATCCACGCTCGTTCGACCGGACCATACTCGATGATCACCCAGCAGCCACTCGGTGGTAAGGCCCAGTTCGGTGGCCAGCGCTTCGGTGAGATGGAAGTGTGGGCGCTCGAGGCCTACGGTGCCGCTTACGCGCTGCAGGAGCTGCTCACGGTGAAGTCCGACGACATCCTCGGCCGCGTGAAGGTGTACGAGGCAATCGTGCGCGGCGAGAACATTCCGGAGCCTGGCGTTCCCGAGTCGTTCCGAGTGCTCATGAAGGAAATGCAGTCGCTCTGCCTGAACGTCGAAGTACTCGGCGCAGACGGCAACGCTGTGAGCCTTCGTGACAACGACGACGAGGCACACCGCACTGCGGAAGAGCTGGGTATTAACCTTTCGGCCCGTTTCGAGGCAGCTTCGGCTGACGAGATCTGA
- a CDS encoding DNA-directed RNA polymerase subunit beta' — MLEGTSFNELQIRLATAEDIRSWSFGEVKKPETINYRTLKPEKDGLFGEQIFGPSRDWECACGKYKRVRYKGIVCERCGVEVTKSSVRRERMGHIELAAPVTHIWYFKGVPSRLGYLLDMAPKDLEKVIYFAAYMIIDIDEEGRHEDMAELEAELRLELKALADQRDIAVAQRQQQAETDLAALEAEGAKADQRRRAEASAEKDMTQIRKGYDEDISRLERVWDDFRGLKVGDLKPEDAVFADLIDRYGDYFEAYMGAEAIKKRLEGFDLEAEAETLHLQISEGKGQKKIRAIKRLKVVSSFLQTGASPASMVLDVVPVIPPELRPMVQLDGGRFATSDLNDLYRRVINRNNRLRRLLDLGAPEIIVNNEKRMLQEAVDALFDNGRRGRPVTGTGNRALKSLSDMLKGKQGRFRQNLLGKRVDYSGRSVIVVGPQLKLHQCGLPKQMALELFKPFVIKRLMDLSHAQNVKAAKRMVERSRSEVWDVLEEIIRERPVLLNRAPTLHRLGIQAFEPQLVEGKAIQLHPLVCAAFNADFDGDQMAVHLPLSVEAQAEARVLMLASNNILKPSDGRPVTLPSQDMIIGLHHLTTVKEGVVGEGRAFSTVSEAILAMDEKTLDLGAKVKIRLAGYTDASGVTSEKPVLVETTLGRALFNEALPADYPYFEKVADKGTLSSLVNDLAERYPKVEVAATLDRIKDAGFHWATRSGVTVALSDIVTPSNKAEILAAHEKEAAAVQKRFDRGLITDEERHADLVKIWTEATDEVAAAMREAFPEDNTIFRMVSSGARGNWLQIRNIAGMRGLVSDPKGEIIPRPIINSYREGLSVAEYFIATHGARKGLADTALRTADSGYLTRRLVDVSQDVIIREEDCGTGRGLDLPIASEVDGQLVRDDDVENSVYARTLAADAVNEQGAVIATAGTDVGDVVIDQLVAAGVTEIKVRSVLTCESAVGVCATCYGRSLATGQRVDIGEAVGIIAAQSIGEPGTQLTMRTFHTGGSASADDITQGLPRVQELFEARTPKGASPIAEAAGRVTIEDTEKSRRLILTPDDGSEERQYPVLKRSTLLIEDGDHVELGQPFLQGTLDPKDILQVGQTDNGKHIPGERAVQRYLVEGVQGVYRSQGVPIHDKHIEVIVRQMLRKVTVVDHGETELLPGELVDRARYQRINREALVDGKRPATARPEVMGITKASLATESWLSAASFQETTRVLTQAAMEGSRDPLVGLKENVIIGKLIPAGTGLSTYRDVDVSATEEARAERYPNRMFAGEGTFDENDFSFVDFDTFTSDEFNPGNYS; from the coding sequence TTGCTCGAGGGTACGAGTTTTAATGAGCTGCAGATCCGTCTGGCAACCGCCGAGGACATTCGCAGCTGGTCATTCGGCGAGGTAAAGAAGCCAGAGACCATCAACTACCGCACGCTGAAGCCTGAGAAGGACGGTCTGTTCGGTGAACAGATCTTCGGCCCCAGCCGCGACTGGGAGTGCGCGTGTGGCAAGTACAAGCGCGTTCGCTACAAGGGCATCGTCTGTGAGCGCTGTGGCGTCGAGGTCACCAAGTCGAGCGTTCGTCGTGAGCGCATGGGCCACATCGAGCTTGCCGCTCCCGTCACCCACATCTGGTACTTCAAGGGCGTGCCTTCACGTCTCGGGTACCTGCTCGATATGGCACCGAAAGACCTTGAGAAGGTCATTTACTTCGCTGCGTACATGATCATCGACATCGATGAAGAGGGCCGCCACGAAGACATGGCAGAGCTCGAGGCCGAACTGCGCCTCGAACTCAAGGCACTCGCTGATCAGCGCGATATCGCCGTTGCTCAGCGCCAGCAGCAGGCAGAGACCGACCTTGCGGCACTTGAGGCTGAAGGGGCGAAGGCGGATCAGCGCCGTCGCGCCGAAGCTTCAGCTGAAAAGGACATGACGCAGATCCGCAAGGGATACGACGAAGACATTTCTCGTCTCGAGCGCGTCTGGGACGACTTCCGTGGTCTGAAGGTCGGCGACCTCAAACCTGAGGACGCAGTATTTGCTGACCTCATCGACCGCTACGGTGATTACTTCGAGGCCTACATGGGTGCCGAGGCAATCAAGAAGCGTCTCGAGGGCTTTGATCTCGAAGCTGAGGCTGAGACCCTGCACCTGCAGATCTCAGAGGGCAAGGGGCAGAAGAAGATCCGCGCGATCAAGCGCCTCAAGGTAGTGAGCTCCTTCCTGCAGACCGGCGCAAGCCCGGCCTCGATGGTGCTCGACGTGGTTCCCGTGATTCCACCTGAGCTTCGCCCGATGGTGCAGCTCGACGGTGGTCGCTTCGCGACCTCAGACCTCAATGATCTGTACCGCCGCGTGATCAACCGCAACAACCGTCTGCGCCGCCTGCTCGATCTCGGTGCACCCGAGATCATCGTGAACAACGAGAAGCGCATGCTGCAGGAGGCCGTCGACGCACTGTTCGACAACGGTCGCCGTGGTCGCCCGGTCACTGGTACCGGTAACCGTGCGCTCAAGTCGCTCTCTGACATGCTCAAGGGCAAGCAGGGCCGCTTCCGTCAGAACCTGCTCGGTAAGCGTGTTGACTACTCTGGCCGTTCGGTCATCGTTGTCGGCCCGCAGCTGAAGCTGCACCAGTGTGGTCTGCCAAAGCAGATGGCGCTCGAGCTCTTCAAGCCATTCGTGATCAAGCGCCTGATGGATCTGTCGCACGCTCAGAACGTGAAGGCTGCAAAGCGCATGGTTGAGCGTTCGCGCAGCGAGGTTTGGGATGTGCTCGAGGAGATCATCCGCGAGCGCCCCGTGCTCCTGAACCGCGCACCGACCCTGCACCGCCTCGGTATCCAGGCCTTTGAGCCTCAGCTCGTTGAGGGCAAGGCGATCCAGCTTCACCCACTCGTGTGTGCAGCGTTCAACGCCGACTTCGACGGTGACCAGATGGCGGTTCACCTGCCACTCTCGGTTGAGGCACAGGCAGAGGCTCGCGTGCTCATGCTCGCTTCGAACAACATCCTGAAGCCTTCAGACGGCCGCCCGGTCACCCTGCCTTCGCAGGACATGATCATCGGTCTGCACCACCTCACCACGGTGAAGGAAGGTGTCGTTGGCGAAGGTCGCGCATTCAGCACAGTTTCTGAGGCAATTCTCGCAATGGATGAGAAGACGCTCGATCTCGGTGCGAAGGTGAAGATTCGTCTCGCCGGTTACACCGACGCATCAGGTGTCACCTCTGAGAAGCCTGTGCTTGTTGAGACCACGCTTGGGCGTGCGCTCTTCAATGAAGCACTGCCAGCTGACTACCCCTACTTCGAGAAGGTTGCCGACAAGGGCACCCTGTCGTCGCTCGTCAATGACCTGGCAGAGCGCTACCCGAAGGTGGAGGTCGCTGCGACCCTCGACCGCATCAAGGACGCAGGCTTCCACTGGGCAACTCGCTCGGGTGTGACTGTTGCGCTCTCCGACATCGTGACCCCGTCGAACAAGGCTGAGATCCTTGCGGCGCACGAAAAGGAAGCGGCGGCAGTGCAGAAGCGCTTCGATCGCGGTCTCATCACCGATGAGGAGCGTCACGCTGATCTCGTGAAGATCTGGACCGAGGCAACTGACGAAGTTGCTGCAGCGATGCGCGAGGCATTCCCAGAAGACAACACCATCTTCCGTATGGTGTCGTCGGGTGCTCGTGGTAACTGGCTGCAGATCCGCAACATTGCGGGTATGCGTGGTCTCGTGAGCGATCCGAAGGGTGAAATTATCCCTCGCCCGATCATCAACTCGTACCGTGAGGGCCTCTCGGTTGCCGAGTACTTCATCGCGACGCACGGTGCTCGTAAGGGCCTCGCTGACACCGCTCTGCGTACGGCAGACTCGGGTTACCTGACCCGTCGTCTCGTCGACGTTTCGCAGGATGTCATCATTCGCGAAGAGGACTGTGGCACCGGCCGCGGCCTTGACCTGCCGATCGCCAGCGAAGTTGACGGTCAGCTCGTTCGTGATGACGACGTTGAGAACTCGGTCTACGCACGCACGCTCGCTGCAGACGCAGTGAACGAGCAGGGTGCTGTCATCGCTACAGCTGGCACCGACGTGGGCGATGTTGTCATCGACCAGCTCGTTGCTGCTGGAGTCACCGAGATCAAGGTTCGCTCAGTACTCACCTGTGAGTCGGCGGTTGGCGTGTGCGCCACCTGCTACGGTCGTTCGCTTGCAACCGGTCAGCGCGTTGACATCGGTGAGGCCGTCGGCATCATCGCTGCACAGTCGATTGGTGAGCCAGGTACGCAGCTCACCATGCGTACCTTCCACACCGGTGGATCGGCGTCGGCTGACGACATCACGCAGGGTCTCCCTCGTGTGCAGGAACTGTTCGAGGCACGTACTCCAAAGGGAGCATCACCGATTGCCGAGGCCGCAGGTCGCGTCACGATCGAGGACACCGAGAAGAGCCGTCGCCTGATCCTCACGCCAGACGATGGATCGGAAGAACGTCAGTACCCAGTGCTCAAGCGTTCGACCCTGCTCATCGAAGATGGCGACCACGTCGAGCTCGGCCAGCCGTTCCTCCAGGGAACGCTCGATCCGAAGGACATCCTTCAGGTCGGTCAGACCGACAATGGCAAGCACATCCCAGGCGAGCGTGCGGTTCAGCGCTACCTCGTAGAGGGTGTGCAGGGCGTGTATCGTTCGCAGGGTGTGCCGATCCACGATAAGCACATCGAGGTCATCGTGCGCCAGATGCTGCGTAAGGTCACCGTGGTTGACCATGGCGAGACCGAGCTGCTTCCGGGCGAGCTCGTTGACCGAGCACGCTACCAGCGCATCAACCGCGAGGCGCTCGTTGACGGCAAGCGTCCGGCAACCGCGCGTCCTGAGGTCATGGGTATCACCAAGGCTTCGCTCGCGACCGAGTCGTGGCTGTCGGCCGCGTCGTTCCAAGAGACCACCCGCGTGCTCACGCAGGCTGCGATGGAGGGATCGAGGGATCCGCTCGTCGGTCTCAAGGAGAACGTCATCATCGGTAAGCTCATCCCGGCCGGTACCGGGCTCAGCACCTACCGCGATGTCGATGTGTCTGCGACAGAAGAGGCGCGTGCCGAGCGCTACCCGAACCGCATGTTCGCGGGCGAGGGTACCTTCGACGAGAACGACTTCTCGTTCGTTGACTTCGACACGTTCACCTCGGATGAGTTCAACCCGGGCAACTACAGCTAA